The following is a genomic window from Pseudomonadales bacterium.
TTCGTGCCCGACCAGCCAGTACGTCGCACTCAGGAACGCGGCCGCCACGATGCCGAGGCCACCCACGCGCGGCTTCGAGACCTTGTGGATCTTGCGCTTCTCGTTGGGCACGTCGACCAGGTGCCAGCGTTCGGCGTTTTGCATCAGCACCGGCAGCAGCGTCACGCTGATGAACAGTGCGCCGACGAATACCAGAGCAAGCAATACGAGCATCGCCGCCTCAGTCCGGAACGTAACGTTGCAGCAAGGGATACACCTCGTCGACGAAGCGCTCGAGCCGCTGGTCAGCCCCGGCAATATCGCCACCATCAGGCACCGGCGTGGTCACGCGCACGAGCGCCCCGTCGGTGCGGTTCATGAACAGCGCATCGGTGAAGATGTACCACTTCACGAGGTACTCGTTCGTGAGCGAGCGCCCGCGCTGCTGGAACCAGTAATAGACCAGTTGGCGCTGCTCACCCATCTGGATCAGCACGCGGTTCACGCGCAGTGGCCCGCCCGCGAGCGCAACACCAGGCAGCGACACCTGACCGAAGGCCTGAATCTCCCAGCCGCCGCCCGGGATGCAGGACTTCGGCGAATGCACCGACGCCCCCTTGCGCTGCGAGCCGTAGAACGCCACGTAGAAGTTCACCGGTTCGGCCACGCCGGGCGCACGGTAATCCGCGATGAAATGGTCCGTGAGGCGCAGTGACGCCAGCACCTCGGGGTCGATGCTCACCTCACGCCCCACCCAATCACCCTGGATCAGCGGGAAATGCACGAAACCCTCGCGCGCGAGCGGCTGCTCGTCGCGCGCACCGAGGCCCCACGACAGCGGAAGAAACAGGGTCACCAGAACCAGGCAAGCCCACACGGGCCCGGCCTGCGGGCGCATGCGGGCCCCGTCGGCAAGTGCCGCGCGCACCGTGCTCCACGCCGGAAAATCCAGATCCAGCGACGCGAACACCCCCGGGCGCTCCGGGTGAAAGCGGTTGAAGCACCAGATCTCCAGCAACAGCACCGCCACACAGGCCATGAAGATGACCCAGCCCTCGAAGTAATGCAGGAAACCCTCGGCCTGCGCGATGCCGTAACGGTCCACGAGCACGCCGATCACCCCGATGCGAAAACTGTTCATCAATATGGTGATGGGCGCCGTACTCAGGAACAGCACGGCACGCTGCCAGAACGGCGCCCGGTACAGGCAGGCGAGCAGGAAACCGAAACTCATCAGCGGGAACAGGTAATTCAGCCCGCTGCAGGCCTCCACCACCTGCAGCTTGTAGACGCCGAGGTCGATCACGTTGCCCTCGAGGTGGACGCTCACGTCGAAGGCACGCACCACGGCCACACCAATCTGCGAACTCAGCAACTGGAGCTGCTGCGACAGATTGAACAGCAGGAAGTTGGGCAGAGGCACCATGAACAGCAGGTACGCAAGCGGCGCCATCATCAG
Proteins encoded in this region:
- the xrtD gene encoding VPLPA-CTERM-specific exosortase XrtD; the protein is MIRVVLWLLSAGLLAWGFADGLSYMVANWSREEYSHGYMIPLVALLLAWQRMPRLAAVPSAGHWLGVVLLLLSLCTWVLGELSSLYTILQYGFLLGLYGLVLALLGLHGTRLMMAPLAYLLFMVPLPNFLLFNLSQQLQLLSSQIGVAVVRAFDVSVHLEGNVIDLGVYKLQVVEACSGLNYLFPLMSFGFLLACLYRAPFWQRAVLFLSTAPITILMNSFRIGVIGVLVDRYGIAQAEGFLHYFEGWVIFMACVAVLLLEIWCFNRFHPERPGVFASLDLDFPAWSTVRAALADGARMRPQAGPVWACLVLVTLFLPLSWGLGARDEQPLAREGFVHFPLIQGDWVGREVSIDPEVLASLRLTDHFIADYRAPGVAEPVNFYVAFYGSQRKGASVHSPKSCIPGGGWEIQAFGQVSLPGVALAGGPLRVNRVLIQMGEQRQLVYYWFQQRGRSLTNEYLVKWYIFTDALFMNRTDGALVRVTTPVPDGGDIAGADQRLERFVDEVYPLLQRYVPD